One genomic window of Thermococcus indicus includes the following:
- a CDS encoding alpha/beta hydrolase, giving the protein MMIWLVLFLLLLFLAFSAFVGYKMVKPPLLIGDWTPRDLGYDYEDVTIETEDGIKLSGWWIPNGSDKTVVPLHGYTASRWNDLYIKPTIEFLLREGYNVLAFDFRAHGKSEGKYTTVGDREIADVRAAVRWLRENHPEGSNRIGLIGFSMGAMLTIRSLAEIPEVCCGVADSPPMDLDKTGARGLKYFAKLPEWLHIFVKPFTKLFSGGKEVHPIEYADDIRKPLLLIAGEKDPLVTVEEIREFYERNRAVNDGVELWVTDAPHVRTLKFHPEEWKARVGRFLRNVMG; this is encoded by the coding sequence ATGATGATCTGGCTCGTTCTCTTCCTCCTCTTGCTCTTCCTGGCCTTCTCGGCCTTCGTGGGCTACAAAATGGTGAAACCGCCGCTCCTGATAGGGGACTGGACGCCCAGGGATCTCGGCTACGACTACGAGGATGTCACCATCGAAACGGAGGACGGGATCAAGCTGAGCGGCTGGTGGATTCCGAACGGGAGCGACAAAACTGTCGTTCCGCTACACGGCTACACGGCGAGCAGGTGGAACGACCTCTACATAAAGCCCACGATCGAGTTCCTTCTCAGGGAGGGCTACAACGTCCTCGCCTTTGACTTCAGAGCCCATGGAAAGAGCGAAGGAAAGTACACGACGGTCGGCGATAGGGAGATCGCCGACGTGAGGGCCGCCGTGAGATGGCTGAGGGAGAATCACCCTGAGGGTAGCAATAGAATTGGATTGATAGGCTTCTCGATGGGTGCCATGCTGACCATACGCTCGCTCGCTGAGATTCCGGAGGTCTGCTGCGGCGTCGCCGATTCACCGCCGATGGACCTCGATAAGACAGGCGCGAGGGGGCTGAAATATTTTGCCAAACTGCCCGAATGGCTGCACATCTTCGTCAAGCCCTTCACGAAGCTCTTCAGCGGTGGGAAGGAGGTTCACCCCATAGAGTACGCCGATGATATCAGAAAGCCGCTCCTCCTAATAGCCGGTGAAAAAGACCCCCTGGTCACGGTTGAGGAAATCAGGGAGTTCTACGAGAGGAACAGGGCCGTGAACGATGGCGTTGAGCTCTGGGTTACCGACGCCCCCCACGTGAGGACGCTCAAGTTCCATCCCGAGGAATGGAAAGCCCGGGTTGGGAGATTTCTGAGAAATGTCATGGGTTAG
- a CDS encoding MFS transporter yields the protein MERKFNWGVVLGLALLGFSRSMGWALNKGFSFPLLSDYTSSAFVKGSILALEGFIGLIVPPLLGYYSDTLKSRHGRRRPFIFIGGILAALATLMIWTVYRMGAPLWAFALTLGFLYFSLHLYTAQFRALMPDTVESGQRGKASGVITLLEWAGNLFLFGLGGFLVAKYGKDYIGPFGLTALFLFIAAAFVYHKVKEPEPPEIEENESLSGYVKSIFTTRDFLKFYTAQILWWMSFEFIAIFLYGIIAFILKGSATPENIDAVTSMGLYLMALFNVAVLVGSLPGGYIYDRVGRRLSIIIGGFIFALPLLWGWFIHTEAQIYMALFMAGIGWGALIAASYPVVGDLLTKFEKEAFTGRYYGVYEATKSIPVLLAGTVGGAIVDLAGGNYRILFPIGAILVLLAMPLIWSMKELEVRRE from the coding sequence ATGGAACGGAAGTTCAACTGGGGTGTTGTTCTCGGTCTGGCTCTCCTGGGATTCAGCAGGAGCATGGGATGGGCCCTCAACAAGGGATTCTCTTTCCCCTTGCTCTCCGATTACACCAGTTCCGCCTTTGTTAAGGGAAGCATTCTGGCACTCGAGGGTTTTATAGGTCTGATAGTCCCGCCGCTCCTAGGCTATTACAGCGATACCCTCAAGTCAAGACACGGGAGGAGGAGACCCTTCATATTCATAGGGGGCATCCTCGCGGCGCTGGCGACGCTCATGATATGGACCGTCTACAGGATGGGCGCGCCCCTCTGGGCCTTCGCCCTCACGCTGGGCTTCTTGTACTTCTCACTCCACCTCTACACCGCCCAGTTCAGGGCTCTGATGCCGGACACGGTTGAGAGCGGCCAGCGAGGAAAGGCGAGCGGAGTTATAACGCTCCTCGAATGGGCCGGCAACCTCTTCCTCTTTGGCCTTGGGGGGTTCCTGGTTGCGAAGTACGGGAAGGACTACATCGGTCCGTTCGGGCTCACTGCGCTCTTCCTCTTCATCGCGGCGGCTTTTGTATATCACAAAGTTAAGGAGCCAGAGCCCCCTGAGATAGAGGAAAACGAGAGTCTCTCGGGATACGTGAAGAGCATATTCACGACGAGAGACTTCCTGAAGTTCTACACGGCCCAGATTCTCTGGTGGATGAGCTTCGAGTTCATAGCCATATTCCTGTACGGGATCATAGCGTTCATACTCAAGGGCAGTGCGACACCCGAGAACATCGATGCAGTGACCTCGATGGGCCTCTACCTGATGGCGCTCTTCAACGTTGCCGTGCTCGTTGGTTCCCTTCCAGGCGGTTATATCTACGATAGGGTTGGCAGAAGGCTCAGCATAATCATAGGGGGCTTCATCTTCGCCCTGCCGCTCCTGTGGGGGTGGTTCATCCACACGGAGGCCCAGATTTACATGGCACTGTTCATGGCCGGAATCGGGTGGGGGGCGCTCATAGCGGCATCCTACCCCGTGGTCGGCGACCTCCTCACCAAGTTCGAGAAGGAGGCCTTTACGGGGCGCTACTACGGTGTCTACGAGGCCACCAAGTCCATCCCGGTACTGCTCGCGGGCACGGTGGGTGGGGCCATCGTTGACCTGGCGGGCGGTAACTACCGCATTCTCTTCCCGATAGGGGCCATCCTGGTGCTCCTCGCGATGCCCCTTATATGGAGCATGAAGGAACTCGAGGTGAGGAGGGAATGA
- a CDS encoding SLC45 family MFS transporter, whose product MEFKYSRIFILGFGFFGISIIWALYNAYIPIFLQDTFHLSKTVTGFIMTIDNLFAVLLLPFLGALSDMTRTRIGRRKPYILLGAPSAALMFALIPVARTHESLALFMGTIILMNFFMALFRSPVVAFMPDITPSEKRSQANGIINFMGGLGALLAYFGGKALYDMNYAYPFYFGAAIMLLANILVVLVVPEPEEYRVPGKKISIRKLLSETSHRSFGELKENLKDVFTSHEKSLLAVLLAIFLWFIAFNSLETFFTSYAKYYLGIEESTGAFMLGVFSLSFMLFAIPAGFIGGRFGRRRTITLGLIIVIGIMLAAYLVGEGSKPESSSLSDPVVMTFMGLFFVGGMGWAMINVNSLPMVVDMTTEEKLGGYTGLYYFFSQAANLVAPPFAGAFLDVIGYKTLLPFATLFFILAALAMQFVRRGDIVRRKGDALDYVPDMD is encoded by the coding sequence TTGGAGTTTAAGTACAGCAGGATATTCATACTCGGTTTTGGGTTTTTTGGAATAAGCATCATCTGGGCCCTCTACAACGCGTACATCCCGATTTTCCTCCAGGATACGTTCCACCTCAGCAAGACGGTGACGGGCTTCATCATGACCATAGACAACCTCTTCGCGGTTCTCCTGCTCCCGTTCCTGGGCGCGCTCAGCGATATGACGAGAACGCGGATCGGGCGGCGTAAGCCGTACATACTGCTGGGCGCACCGTCTGCGGCCCTGATGTTTGCGCTCATCCCGGTGGCGAGGACCCACGAAAGTCTGGCCCTCTTCATGGGGACGATTATCCTGATGAACTTCTTTATGGCGCTGTTCCGCTCCCCGGTCGTTGCGTTCATGCCGGATATAACGCCTAGCGAAAAGAGGAGCCAGGCCAACGGAATAATCAACTTCATGGGAGGTCTCGGCGCCCTGCTGGCGTACTTCGGGGGCAAGGCGCTCTACGACATGAACTACGCGTATCCCTTCTACTTCGGTGCCGCGATAATGCTCCTCGCCAACATACTCGTCGTTCTCGTCGTTCCCGAGCCTGAGGAGTACCGCGTTCCCGGGAAGAAGATAAGCATAAGGAAGCTGCTCTCAGAGACATCCCACAGGAGCTTTGGAGAACTCAAGGAGAACCTCAAGGACGTGTTCACGAGTCACGAGAAGAGCCTTCTGGCCGTCCTCCTCGCGATATTCCTCTGGTTCATAGCCTTCAACTCGCTGGAGACCTTCTTCACCAGCTACGCCAAGTACTACCTTGGAATAGAGGAGAGCACGGGAGCCTTCATGCTCGGCGTCTTCAGCCTCAGCTTCATGCTCTTCGCAATCCCTGCCGGGTTCATCGGAGGCCGCTTCGGAAGGCGGAGGACGATAACCCTGGGTCTCATAATAGTCATCGGAATAATGCTTGCCGCGTACCTCGTCGGCGAGGGCTCGAAACCCGAATCCAGCTCCCTGAGCGACCCCGTCGTCATGACGTTCATGGGCCTGTTCTTCGTGGGTGGTATGGGATGGGCCATGATCAACGTCAATTCCCTGCCGATGGTCGTGGACATGACGACCGAGGAGAAGCTTGGAGGGTACACGGGGCTCTACTACTTCTTCAGCCAGGCTGCAAACCTCGTTGCCCCGCCCTTCGCGGGGGCGTTCCTCGACGTTATCGGCTACAAGACCCTCCTGCCCTTCGCAACGCTCTTCTTCATACTCGCGGCCCTTGCGATGCAGTTCGTCCGGAGGGGCGACATCGTTCGGAGGAAGGGCGACGCCCTCGACTACGTCCCGGATATGGATTGA
- a CDS encoding glycerophosphodiester phosphodiesterase family protein — translation MDSERPLILGHRGVRGRLENTLPSFERALKYADGVEFDVRLTRDGKLVTHHDGGFYFNGAFYPLKNLTFVELRRLHPIGRIIPRVEDVFTRLHGAVFNADVKEVNAVEPLLREAERYGTLERTVFSSERPEIVETVLKACPDCRVGFSIVGHSSLMWVPRLKGIYSLHVPIDAVSYVGYGAFRSLLQAFRKRGLKIYLWNHGMDELHWVPRLLPLVDAVISDDPARLRKVFTV, via the coding sequence ATGGACAGTGAGAGACCTCTCATCCTTGGACACAGAGGGGTCCGGGGAAGGCTCGAAAACACACTGCCATCCTTCGAGAGGGCGCTTAAATACGCGGATGGAGTGGAGTTCGATGTGAGGCTGACCCGCGACGGAAAGCTCGTAACCCACCACGACGGGGGTTTTTACTTCAACGGAGCTTTCTACCCCCTCAAAAATCTAACCTTCGTCGAGCTGAGAAGGCTGCACCCAATTGGGAGGATAATACCACGGGTGGAGGACGTCTTCACACGACTTCACGGTGCGGTATTCAACGCCGACGTTAAAGAAGTCAATGCAGTTGAACCCCTGCTAAGGGAGGCGGAACGGTACGGGACCCTCGAGAGAACCGTCTTCTCCTCGGAGAGACCGGAGATAGTGGAGACCGTTCTGAAGGCATGCCCCGACTGCAGGGTGGGTTTTTCCATAGTGGGCCACTCCTCCCTCATGTGGGTTCCACGGTTGAAGGGCATCTACTCCCTCCACGTGCCGATAGATGCCGTTTCGTACGTTGGGTACGGAGCGTTCAGGAGCCTTCTCCAAGCCTTCAGAAAGCGTGGACTTAAAATCTACCTCTGGAACCACGGGATGGACGAACTCCACTGGGTGCCCAGGCTCCTCCCCCTCGTGGATGCCGTCATCTCGGACGACCCGGCGAGGCTTAGAAAAGTTTTTACGGTTTGA
- a CDS encoding glycerophosphodiester phosphodiesterase family protein — translation MAERKVFLLGHRGYSARYPENTLLAFKKAIEAGADGIELDVWLTKDGEVMVIHDDTVDRTSNGSGKIKDMTLDELKSLDFGNGERIPTLEETFETLPEDVLINVEIKDVEAVKKTAAIIGANNPSRVMVSSFLIDALMEYRKHDRETRMGLLVDREETLARLPTLIGELSLWSINPPVEALELIGVEKTVGALQMARKAGLKVVLWSLKDETYYANDNLVRLGGLFDGVIVNDVERMVEYLSRLGLR, via the coding sequence GTGGCGGAAAGAAAGGTCTTCTTGCTCGGCCACAGGGGTTACTCCGCCAGGTACCCCGAGAACACGCTTCTCGCTTTCAAAAAGGCAATTGAAGCAGGTGCCGACGGAATTGAGCTGGACGTGTGGCTGACAAAGGACGGGGAGGTCATGGTGATCCACGACGATACGGTTGACAGGACGAGCAACGGGAGCGGTAAAATCAAGGATATGACGCTGGACGAGCTGAAGTCCCTGGACTTCGGGAACGGAGAGAGGATTCCAACGCTCGAAGAGACCTTTGAAACCCTCCCGGAGGATGTTTTAATTAACGTGGAGATAAAGGATGTAGAAGCGGTGAAAAAGACGGCCGCAATAATCGGAGCAAACAACCCGTCGAGGGTTATGGTGTCTTCGTTCCTAATCGATGCCCTCATGGAGTACAGGAAACACGACAGGGAGACAAGGATGGGGCTCCTCGTGGACAGGGAAGAGACGCTCGCACGGCTCCCTACCCTCATCGGGGAGCTATCTTTGTGGTCAATAAATCCGCCTGTGGAGGCGCTTGAACTCATCGGTGTGGAAAAAACCGTGGGTGCTCTCCAGATGGCCAGGAAGGCGGGTCTTAAGGTCGTTCTGTGGTCCCTCAAAGATGAGACCTACTACGCCAACGATAACCTCGTTCGCCTCGGCGGGCTCTTCGATGGGGTCATAGTCAACGACGTTGAGAGGATGGTTGAGTACCTGTCCCGGTTAGGGTTAAGGTGA
- a CDS encoding NAD(P)/FAD-dependent oxidoreductase, which yields MKTKVAIIGAGISGASIARVLSRYENLEVHLIEKAPDVGWGVSKANTALIHGGYDDDPEKYPTRAKLCIRGNRLWHQWVKELEIPHIWNGALIVATREEDFDELDRLLERGRRNGVPEMRLVDGEELFHLEPNLTREAIGALWVPIVGQIGPIPAVIAITENAVANGVKTHLETEVTGIKVENSEVKGVETKDGFIEADIVINAAGLYADRIARMAGIDYFEIHPRKGEYWLFDEGLPGPRRVLFPTPTPISKGIVVTTEISGHLMIGPNAQDLPPEEKDNLATTREGLEQVWEGAKKLWPQLPPRSKVIRTFAGLRPEPSGGDFIIKAEEEVGGFINVAGIRSPGLTSAPAIAYEVAEIIRRDLGVELKEKSKWNPYRKEISHFFMMSPEGVNKAVKRNPSYGKVVCRCNNVSEGDILEAIERMKFIGVKTPSVDSVKFRTKATTGTCQGSFCRPKIVQLLAREYGVEPWKVTLKGKGSEIGIGDVKALLRGDA from the coding sequence ATGAAAACGAAAGTTGCCATAATAGGCGCGGGGATTAGTGGAGCCAGCATAGCGCGCGTCCTGAGCAGGTACGAGAACCTCGAGGTTCATCTGATAGAGAAGGCCCCGGACGTTGGCTGGGGCGTCAGCAAGGCGAACACGGCTTTGATTCACGGCGGTTACGACGACGACCCGGAAAAGTATCCGACGAGGGCGAAGCTGTGCATACGGGGGAACCGGCTCTGGCACCAGTGGGTCAAGGAGCTCGAGATTCCCCACATCTGGAACGGGGCCCTGATAGTCGCAACCAGGGAGGAGGACTTTGACGAGCTTGATAGGCTTCTGGAGCGTGGAAGGAGGAACGGCGTCCCCGAGATGAGGCTCGTTGATGGGGAAGAGCTCTTCCACCTCGAACCGAACCTGACTCGAGAGGCCATCGGCGCCCTTTGGGTTCCGATAGTGGGGCAGATTGGGCCGATTCCAGCCGTCATAGCGATAACCGAGAACGCAGTGGCGAACGGCGTAAAAACTCACCTCGAGACAGAGGTCACCGGCATAAAGGTCGAAAACAGCGAGGTTAAGGGGGTTGAAACTAAGGACGGCTTCATCGAGGCGGATATAGTGATCAACGCCGCGGGCCTCTACGCCGACAGGATAGCGAGAATGGCGGGCATAGACTACTTCGAGATACACCCGCGGAAGGGAGAATACTGGCTCTTCGACGAGGGACTCCCCGGACCGAGGAGAGTCCTCTTCCCGACCCCAACCCCGATAAGCAAGGGAATCGTAGTAACAACCGAGATATCCGGCCATCTGATGATAGGGCCGAACGCTCAGGATCTGCCGCCGGAGGAGAAGGATAACCTCGCCACCACCCGGGAGGGCCTCGAGCAGGTCTGGGAAGGGGCAAAGAAGCTCTGGCCCCAGCTCCCGCCGAGGAGCAAGGTCATCAGAACCTTTGCCGGCTTAAGGCCGGAGCCCAGCGGGGGAGACTTCATAATCAAAGCGGAGGAAGAGGTCGGGGGCTTCATCAACGTCGCCGGAATCCGTTCGCCCGGACTGACGAGCGCCCCAGCGATAGCGTACGAGGTTGCCGAGATAATCAGACGTGACCTCGGGGTAGAGCTGAAGGAGAAGTCCAAGTGGAACCCCTACAGGAAGGAGATAAGCCACTTCTTCATGATGAGTCCTGAGGGGGTGAACAAGGCCGTAAAGAGGAACCCCTCCTACGGAAAGGTCGTCTGCAGGTGCAACAACGTCAGCGAGGGGGACATCCTGGAGGCAATAGAGAGGATGAAGTTCATAGGCGTTAAAACGCCGAGCGTGGATTCCGTGAAGTTCAGGACGAAGGCCACAACCGGGACGTGCCAGGGAAGCTTCTGCAGGCCGAAGATAGTCCAGCTTTTGGCCAGGGAGTACGGCGTTGAGCCGTGGAAGGTCACGCTGAAGGGTAAGGGGAGCGAGATTGGAATAGGCGACGTCAAGGCCCTCCTCAGAGGTGATGCCTGA
- a CDS encoding NAD(P)/FAD-dependent oxidoreductase, with protein MFPEIPMLNYDVVVIGGGPAGMAAAVRAKELGLNVLLLDENDYLGGILPQCIHPGFGLHYFREELTGPEFAARFAKRLVELGVEYRTAARVMEIRNYSDLEKVVIFTSPSGAYQAWAKAVIYAAGARERHAFEIGIVGDRVAGVYTAGEAQTLMDIYGIMPGREVVIVGSGDVGLIMARRFALEGAKVKAVIELMPYPGGLARNVMILRDFDIPLYLSHKVVEVRGRGRVERVKVVKVDENLNEIPGSEFWIEADTLIISAGLVPSVKKLTAIGVEIDPSTGGPVVNDRLETSVPGVFVAGNALLINDLVDYVAEQGELAAEGAKEFIENGGIESRKWIWVEKGENVRLLAPHRLSGERDVYLYLRVARPMEDIELRIPEVGKRVKLSLATPAEMLRVKLKAEEVRNAEKLTVEVVRE; from the coding sequence ATGTTTCCGGAAATTCCGATGCTGAACTACGATGTTGTGGTCATCGGCGGCGGACCCGCCGGCATGGCGGCCGCGGTAAGGGCCAAGGAGCTGGGGCTGAACGTTCTCCTCCTGGATGAAAACGACTACCTGGGAGGGATACTCCCCCAGTGCATTCACCCGGGCTTTGGGCTTCACTACTTCAGGGAGGAGCTGACCGGCCCGGAGTTCGCGGCGAGGTTCGCGAAGAGGCTGGTTGAGCTTGGGGTGGAGTACAGAACCGCCGCGAGGGTTATGGAAATCAGAAACTACTCCGACCTGGAGAAGGTCGTAATCTTCACATCCCCAAGCGGGGCCTACCAGGCGTGGGCCAAGGCCGTTATCTACGCCGCCGGCGCTCGCGAGAGGCACGCCTTCGAGATAGGAATAGTCGGCGACAGGGTTGCCGGAGTCTATACCGCAGGAGAGGCACAGACGCTCATGGACATCTACGGGATAATGCCGGGCAGGGAGGTTGTGATAGTCGGTTCCGGCGACGTCGGCCTGATAATGGCGCGCCGCTTTGCCCTTGAAGGAGCGAAGGTGAAGGCCGTCATCGAGTTAATGCCCTACCCCGGGGGATTGGCCAGAAACGTTATGATTCTGAGGGACTTCGATATTCCCCTTTACCTGAGCCACAAGGTCGTGGAAGTCAGGGGCAGGGGAAGGGTCGAGAGGGTGAAGGTAGTAAAAGTGGACGAGAACCTCAACGAAATCCCCGGAAGCGAGTTCTGGATCGAGGCGGACACACTGATTATCTCCGCCGGACTCGTGCCCAGCGTCAAGAAACTGACGGCCATAGGCGTTGAGATCGATCCATCCACCGGCGGGCCAGTTGTGAACGACAGGCTCGAGACGAGCGTTCCCGGGGTTTTCGTGGCTGGAAACGCGCTCCTCATCAACGACCTCGTCGATTACGTTGCGGAGCAGGGTGAGTTAGCGGCGGAAGGAGCCAAGGAGTTCATCGAGAACGGCGGGATAGAGAGCAGGAAGTGGATCTGGGTTGAGAAAGGAGAAAACGTCCGCCTCCTCGCCCCACACCGCCTCAGCGGGGAGCGCGACGTTTACCTCTACCTGCGCGTCGCCAGGCCAATGGAAGACATCGAGCTTAGAATCCCCGAGGTCGGGAAGCGCGTAAAGCTCTCCCTGGCAACGCCGGCCGAGATGCTCAGGGTGAAGCTGAAGGCGGAGGAGGTTAGGAACGCAGAGAAGCTCACCGTCGAGGTGGTGAGGGAATGA
- a CDS encoding DUF1667 domain-containing protein, translating to MTKTYRFTCIVCPLGCSIEVRIEDGKVIGVTGHTCPRGQEWAVEEATNPRRVVMSVVPVEGGALPTVSVKTAEPVPKELIPELMKFLAGLKLKAPVEIGEVVAEWNGIKIVATRGA from the coding sequence ATGACGAAGACGTACCGCTTCACGTGCATCGTCTGCCCCCTTGGGTGCTCCATTGAGGTAAGGATTGAGGACGGGAAGGTCATAGGCGTCACCGGACACACCTGCCCCAGGGGGCAGGAATGGGCAGTGGAAGAGGCCACCAACCCCAGGAGGGTCGTCATGAGCGTCGTTCCTGTGGAAGGCGGCGCACTGCCAACGGTGAGCGTTAAAACCGCGGAGCCGGTACCGAAGGAGCTGATTCCGGAGCTGATGAAATTCCTGGCGGGGCTGAAGCTCAAGGCACCTGTGGAGATAGGAGAAGTTGTTGCTGAGTGGAACGGAATAAAAATAGTGGCCACGAGGGGGGCTTAG
- a CDS encoding PrsW family intramembrane metalloprotease, which produces MDAFSGLVFFAYGPALAILWYFYHADRYEPEPRRYVLGTFILGGTLSVGIAFILESFLTLGGAIQPLLPASAFYVALVAGIVEEPAKALAIRWPFKAGQMDGIMDGLVYGVAAGLGFAATENFLYGLGWGLGVTVMRAFLTPLAHATWSAVIGVAYGMKAEGKMTSTASYFLLAMFLHFIWDYYAFMSASVPAYNILLIFFIILNLALLRYFLLLGQAEDRSRLWYYWFKRRDGL; this is translated from the coding sequence GTGGATGCGTTCAGCGGTCTGGTGTTCTTCGCGTACGGGCCGGCACTGGCGATACTCTGGTACTTCTATCACGCCGACAGGTACGAGCCCGAGCCGAGGAGGTACGTCCTGGGCACGTTCATCCTGGGAGGGACGCTCTCGGTTGGGATAGCGTTCATTCTGGAGAGCTTTCTGACCCTTGGTGGAGCCATTCAGCCCCTCCTGCCCGCGTCCGCATTCTACGTCGCCCTCGTGGCCGGAATAGTGGAAGAACCCGCCAAGGCACTGGCCATACGCTGGCCGTTCAAGGCGGGGCAGATGGACGGGATAATGGACGGCCTCGTCTACGGCGTGGCTGCGGGCCTCGGTTTCGCCGCGACGGAGAACTTCCTCTACGGCCTCGGCTGGGGTCTCGGAGTAACCGTGATGCGCGCGTTCCTCACCCCCCTCGCCCATGCCACGTGGAGTGCCGTGATAGGAGTGGCCTACGGCATGAAGGCGGAGGGCAAAATGACCTCCACGGCCTCGTACTTCCTGCTGGCGATGTTTCTGCACTTCATCTGGGACTACTACGCGTTCATGAGTGCCAGCGTCCCCGCGTACAACATCCTGCTGATATTCTTCATAATCCTGAACCTTGCCCTGCTCCGCTACTTCCTCCTCCTGGGACAGGCGGAGGACAGGAGCAGGCTGTGGTACTACTGGTTCAAGAGGAGGGACGGACTGTGA
- a CDS encoding HAD family hydrolase, which translates to MIIAFDFDGTLADTYSCIEEAFRRALERRYRWLPGKALWAKLLTKIELQFERPTFGKHKKKSRPPFFLRTKFFEAWFEERAELTRPIDDSVELLKKLREDGHVVISFSAEDFIDGMKVRRLKRMGIYDLFDDVIVFGHDMTIDEAFRLVREKYGDDVFIWVDDKPWRFVGHGDENTEYVWYYFPFTARFVEKNPEKLALIPHLHVIRDLWSIFDVIENVKTKR; encoded by the coding sequence ATGATAATAGCTTTCGACTTCGACGGAACTCTGGCGGATACGTACTCGTGCATTGAGGAGGCGTTTCGGCGCGCGCTCGAGAGGCGCTACCGATGGCTTCCCGGAAAGGCCCTCTGGGCAAAGCTCTTGACTAAAATCGAGCTCCAGTTTGAGAGGCCTACCTTTGGAAAGCACAAAAAGAAAAGCAGGCCGCCTTTCTTCCTCCGTACAAAGTTCTTTGAGGCGTGGTTCGAGGAGCGGGCCGAGCTCACGAGGCCCATCGACGACTCCGTCGAACTGCTGAAGAAGCTCAGGGAGGATGGCCACGTGGTCATCTCCTTCTCGGCGGAGGATTTCATCGATGGCATGAAGGTGCGGCGCCTGAAGCGGATGGGCATCTACGACCTCTTCGATGACGTCATCGTCTTTGGCCACGATATGACCATAGATGAGGCGTTTCGACTTGTTCGCGAGAAATACGGGGATGACGTTTTCATCTGGGTGGACGACAAGCCCTGGCGCTTCGTGGGCCACGGCGACGAGAACACCGAGTACGTCTGGTACTACTTCCCGTTCACGGCGAGGTTCGTGGAGAAGAACCCCGAAAAGCTGGCATTGATACCTCACCTCCACGTCATAAGGGACCTGTGGAGCATATTCGATGTCATTGAGAACGTTAAAACAAAGCGGTGA
- a CDS encoding M20 metallopeptidase family protein has product MGFDPVSEAKRIEKEIITWRRDFHMHPELKYQEERTSGIVEEHLREWGYRIKRVGTGIIADIGEGEKTIALRADMDALPIQEENDVPYKSRVPGKMHACGHDAHTAMLLGTAKIISEHIDEFNGRVRLIFQPAEEGGNGAVKMIEGGALEGVNAIFGFHVWMDLPSGVIGIREGPFLAGAGIFGGEIIGKGGHGASPHETIDPVPILAETVLAFQTIVSRNVDPIETGVVSVTAVKAGEAFNVIPERAEFKGTFRFFKPEIGELIKRRMEEILDGITRAHGARYNLSIEELTLPTINDKEMAGFALKVAEKLRLRWREVRPTMGAEDFAFYLQKVPGAFLALGIRNEEKGIIYPHHHPKFDVDEDVLYLGTAMEAALAFDFLR; this is encoded by the coding sequence ATGGGCTTTGACCCGGTGTCAGAGGCAAAGAGGATTGAGAAAGAGATAATAACCTGGAGAAGGGACTTCCACATGCACCCAGAGCTTAAGTACCAGGAGGAGAGAACCTCTGGAATAGTTGAGGAGCACCTCCGCGAATGGGGCTACAGGATAAAGCGCGTCGGAACCGGGATTATAGCGGACATCGGAGAGGGTGAGAAGACAATAGCCCTCCGCGCCGACATGGACGCACTGCCAATTCAGGAGGAGAACGACGTCCCCTACAAGTCCCGCGTTCCAGGCAAGATGCACGCCTGCGGCCACGACGCCCACACGGCCATGCTCCTGGGAACCGCAAAGATAATCTCGGAGCACATCGACGAGTTCAACGGCAGAGTAAGGCTCATCTTCCAGCCGGCTGAGGAGGGTGGCAATGGAGCGGTGAAGATGATAGAAGGAGGGGCCCTTGAAGGAGTCAACGCTATCTTCGGCTTCCACGTCTGGATGGACCTTCCGAGTGGAGTGATTGGAATCCGCGAGGGGCCGTTTTTAGCCGGAGCCGGCATCTTCGGGGGCGAGATAATCGGCAAAGGTGGCCATGGCGCGAGCCCCCATGAAACGATAGACCCCGTCCCTATCCTTGCCGAGACAGTACTGGCCTTTCAAACGATTGTGAGCAGGAACGTCGATCCGATAGAGACGGGAGTGGTGAGCGTTACGGCCGTTAAAGCTGGAGAGGCCTTCAACGTGATTCCCGAAAGGGCCGAGTTCAAGGGGACCTTCAGGTTCTTCAAACCGGAAATTGGCGAGCTGATTAAGAGGCGCATGGAAGAAATTCTTGACGGGATAACAAGAGCCCATGGAGCCAGATACAACCTCTCAATCGAGGAGCTGACACTGCCGACTATAAACGACAAGGAAATGGCAGGGTTCGCCCTCAAGGTGGCCGAAAAGCTCAGACTGAGGTGGAGGGAGGTAAGGCCAACGATGGGTGCCGAGGACTTCGCCTTCTACCTGCAGAAGGTTCCAGGGGCTTTCCTCGCCCTGGGAATAAGGAACGAGGAGAAGGGAATAATCTATCCACACCACCACCCGAAGTTCGACGTTGATGAGGACGTGCTTTACCTCGGAACGGCGATGGAAGCTGCGCTGGCCTTCGATTTCCTCAGGTGA